One Cucurbita pepo subsp. pepo cultivar mu-cu-16 chromosome LG09, ASM280686v2, whole genome shotgun sequence DNA window includes the following coding sequences:
- the LOC111801487 gene encoding CDT1-like protein a, chloroplastic codes for MGEKTCEDGSHDVSAIEAKRVPFPPHKEGVSGNVVCMTPEKGDEYSKGKSKEGGIKHQEKYQSIVEFFTCLISSLRLLGMRKKPSTFHNVSGQVSVMSKRKFLHRHLAQIVYIIPEVVTIDKVTIHDKKTSCMKSEMIISLRLDTVKGHSEHSDFLALHKVFASRVAKFFVMHPEKSEVPEAALPEPFNRRNITFSLEQSTDNSSEKSEPISVQTELSFEDLYPQSTFKRHFSKKAVPKTELSEPITSSVVGLPSAPACVKEEEDNNDNLLEDLPVQSISSRATANSSESPVVKPATSASSNIMTQTPVQSTPKRSMLPSSDVKMRKTASVGSLCKPAKRFLNFSGMEGDNGPLSFSVDDLQCYDIPEKRDFHHEPYRKDSSSGRVTCEESSCLPELVRVIYNVFKSVNCASITKEELVHKIIMNSLDITERREVEERIEQLEKSVPSWISKKLTPSGDVTFSISAKEDLESVVAKTAPV; via the exons ATGGGTGAAAAAACATGTGAAGATGGTAGCCATGATGTTTCAGCCATTGAAGCTAAACGTGTTCCATTTCCGCCACATAAGGAAGGAGTTTCTGGTAACGTCGTATGTATGACACCGGAGAAGGGAGACGAGTACTCGAAAGGAAAGTCGAAGGAAGGAGGGATCAAACATCAAGAAAA ATATCAAAGCATTGTAGAGTTCTTTACTTGCTTGATTTCCTCACTAAGGCTGCTTGGAATGCGTAAGAAGCCATCTACATTTCACAATGTATCCGGTCAGGTGTCGGTTATGAGTAAAAG AAAGTTTTTACACAGACATCTAGCACAAATAGTGTATATCATTCCAGAAGTTGTGACTATTGATAAAGTGACGATTCATGACAAGAAAACGTCATGCATGAAGTCGGAAATGATAATCAGTCTTCGATTAGATACCGTAAAAGGTCACTCCGAGCATTCCGATTTTCTGGCATTACACAAAGTTTTCGCTTCAAGGGTAGCAAAATTCTTTGTCATGCATCCAGAG AAAAGTGAAGTTCCAGAGGCGGCGCTACCGGAGCCCTTCAACCGGAGAAACATTACGTTCTCTCTCGAGCAATCGACCGATAATTCTTCAGAAAAATCTGAGCCAATATCCGTACAAACCGAGTTGTCCTTTGAAGACCTTTATCCACAGTCAACCTTCAAGAGACATTTCTCTAAGAAAGCTGTTCCTAAAACAGAGCTATCAGAACCTATTACATCTTCTGTTGTTGGTCTGCCATCTGCTCCAGCTTGTGTGAAAGAGGAGGAAGATAATAACGATAATTTGCTCGAAGATCTTCCCGTGCAGTCAATCTCGTCTCGAGCCACTGCTAATTCTTCTGAGAGTCCTGTCGTCAAGCCTGCAACGTCTGCTTCTAGCAATATAATGACACAAACCCCGGTACAGTCGACACCGAAAAGATCGATGCTACCGAGTTCTGATGTGAAAATGAGGAAAACTGCAAGTGTAGGAAGTTTATGTAAACCTGCAAAAAGGTTTCTCAACTTTTCTGGCATGGAAGGTGATAATGGTCCATTGAGTTTCAGTGTAGATGATTTGCAATGCTATGATATCCCGgaaaagagagatttccatCACGAGCCTTACCGAAAGGATTCTTCGAGTGGACGTGTAACTTGTGAAGAATCGTCTTGCTTGCCCGAACTTGTTCGTGTTATCTACAACGTTTTCAAGTCTGTAAATTGCGCTTCGATTACCAAGGAGGAGCTGGTGCACAAGATTATAATGAATAGTCTTGATATTACAGAGCGAA GAGAGGTGGAAGAGCGGATTGAGCAGCTCGAAAAGTCGGTCCCGAGTTGGATCTCCAAGAAATTGACACCGAGTGGCGATGTTACTTTCAG CATTAGCGCCAAAGAAGACTTAGAATCAGTGGTGGCAAAGACTGCTCCAGTTTGA
- the LOC111802201 gene encoding uncharacterized protein LOC111802201, which produces MGCLVSKPADSGGNRRRPGNIGELSVYVPGLRIPKPVDFSLTLGDHLSKNLVERLSALRTRIVVMAGQEGPTITRTRRKTATQHGGSTLADLQQALEDYLPVLLGLVKDGNQLQHKVQFAWINQEDDLEETAMSNAWYEVLSVLHLMAMLSLSQANLLLLPRTSPDGYQPKVSEESRRASIDIFVKAAGYLDCAVRHVLPQLPAEFRRNLPVDLAEGVLRGLCLHALGQGVDIQLGMAIDSTKATLAVKRRLACEMVKYWQQAQDNIMNQPLSNGWGEKHRLFVKWKYIEAKAVAYYYHGLILDEGNTEKAHGMAVAALQAADEFFKESKKACDAFNSASPLSRNPPLFGTMKYLSEKIPKDASSKVRINRDLYSFQKIVETAPTLPDFALALKPDEFQLPAVDPSFHEENINRGQIASKQLKGDQR; this is translated from the exons ATGGGATGCCTAGTATCAAAGCCGGCAGATTCTGGTGGAAACAGGCGGAGGCCGGGAAACATTGGGGAACTTTCTGTCTATGTTCCTGGTCTGCGCATTCCTAAACCAGTAGATTTCTCTCTAACACTTGGTGATCATCTATCCAAAAATCTGGTTGAACGTTTATCAGCTCTGAGAACTCGTATAGTTGTAATGGCTGGCCAGGAAGGTCCAACAATTACTAGAACGCGGAGAAAAACTGCTACTCAACATG GTGGTTCAACATTAGCTGATCTTCAGCAGGCTCTTGAAGATTATTTGCCCGTTCTTTTGGGATTAGTTAAAGATG GAAACCAGCTTCAACACAAAGTACAATTTGCATGGATTAATCAGgaggatgatttggag GAAACTGCCATGTCCAACGCTTGGTATGAGGTGCTATCAGTTTTGCACTTGATGGCAATGCTATCTTTGTCGCAGGCCAACCTATTACTTCTTCCTAGAACATCTCCTGATGGTTATCAGCCAAAAGTATCAGAAG AGAGTAGGCGAGCTTCAATCGACATATTTGTAAAGGCTGCAGGATATTTGGATTGTGCGGTTAGACATGTGCTTCCTCAGTTGCCTGCTGAATTCAG GAGAAATCTACCGGTGGACCTTGCTGAAGGAGTTCTTCGAGGACTTTGCCTGCATGCACTTGGACAG GGAGTTGATATTCAGCTAGGAATGGCTATTGATAGCACCAAAGCAACTCTTGCTGTGAAGCGAAGGCTTGCATGTGAGATGGTAAAATATTGGCAGCAA GCCCAAGATAACATCATGAACCAACCCTTGTCAAATGGTTGGGGAGAGAAGCACCGCCTCTTTGTTAAATGGAAATACATCGAAGCAAAG GCTGTAGCATATTATTATCATGGATTGATACTTGACGAGGGAAACACAGAGAAAGCCCATGGGATGGCGGTAGCCGCATTGCAAGCGGCCGATGAATTCtttaaagaaagtaaaaaggCATGTGACGCATTTAACTCCGCTTCTCCATTATCAAG AAATCCGCCACTTTTTGGAACCATGAAGTATCTATCAGAAAAGATTCCAAAAGATGCTTCAAGTAAAGTGCGGATAAACCGCGACTTGTACTCTTTCCAAAA AATCGTTGAAACTGCACCAACGTTGCCCGATTTTGCCCTTGCCCTGAAGCCAGATGAATTCCAGCTTCCTGCAGTGGATCCCTCATTCCATGAGGAGAATATAAACAGAGGACAAATTGCCTCTAAACAATTAAAGGGAGATCAAAGATAA
- the LOC111802202 gene encoding coiled-coil domain-containing protein 12-like, producing MATEEDSVEQVAAARQERLRALRAAQELLNAPDEKTSGGEDKENGAAADTEETNLGMKFRNYVPHDKELQEGKLAPPVLPKFEDPVATEPPQLKEDPFVNIAPKKPNWDLRRDVQKKLDKLERRTQKALYKLMEEQEKQKQSAEGDDDQNDTEG from the exons ATGGCTACTGAAGAAGACTCCGTCGAACAAGTTGCTGCAGCACGTCAAGAGAGATTGAGAGCTCTAAGAGCTGCTCAGGAATTGTTAAACGCTCCAGATGAGAAAACTTCTGGAGGAGAGGATAAAGAGAATGGCGCTGCCGCAGATACCGAAGAAAC TAATCTTGGTATGAAATTCCGGAACTATGTTCCTCATGATAAGGAGCTCCAGGAGGGTAAGCTTGCCCCGCCTGTATTGCCTAAGTTTGAGGACCCTGTTGCTACTGAACCTCCACAATTAAAAGAG GACCCATTTGTGAATATTGCTCCAAAAAAACCAAACTGGGACCTCAGAAGGGATGTGCAGAAGAAGCTTGATAAGCTTGAAAGACGTACTCAGAAAGCATTATATAAGCTTATGG AGGAACAGGAAAAGCAAAAGCAGTCAGCTGAAGGAGATGATGACCAAAATGATACAGAGGGATAG